One window of the Sebastes umbrosus isolate fSebUmb1 chromosome 1, fSebUmb1.pri, whole genome shotgun sequence genome contains the following:
- the LOC119494578 gene encoding globoside alpha-1,3-N-acetylgalactosaminyltransferase 1-like isoform X1, which yields MALFHFCKTPAGPIRVTRIQLVLYCFLLSLIIYFLYAHKAAVGVKSPHPIFRGLGKDKGRVMTDMTVIKSTTPQTPLETPWGAPLVWGDTRKSAGRRAKFAQEDIRIGLLAVVVGIYAKFVQRFLSSAESHFLPGEQVTYYILTDNPNSLYPPIELGPERQLKVIPIAELPGWDRLARRRMTLLADAIRNPISSEVEYIFCADIDQEFLAPVGEEILGDLVATLHPELYGMPRNTFPYEVEEDSSACVEEDEGDYYYTSELYGGLVSEMNRLARACSLLILADQANGVMARGLEESYLNRYLIDNRPTCVLSPEYSWWDSALAPDVPVQRLVSLGRKSEALDKQSK from the exons GACCAATCAGAGTGACCAGAATACAACTGGTCCTGTACTGTTTTCTCCTGTCTCTTATCATAT ACTTCCTCTACGCACATAAAGCCGCTGTCGGCGTGAAGTCACCTCATCCTATCTTTCGTGGTTTGGGAAAGGACAAGGGAAGAGTAATGACAGACATGACGGTCATCAAGTCAACGACACCACAAACTCCTCTGGAGACACCGTGGGGTGCTCCTTTAGTGTGGGGTGACACCCGTAAGTCAGCTGGGCGCAGGGCGAAATTCGCACAAGAGGACATCCGTATCGGTCTGCTGGCCGTCGTGGTGGGAATCTACGCCAAGTTCGTGCAACGTTTCCTCTCTTCAGCTGAAAGCCACTTCCTCCCTGGTGAACAGGTCACCTACTACATCCTCACGGACAATCCCAACTCTCTGTATCCCCCCATCGAGTTGGGGCCTGAGCGACAGCTGAAGGTGATTCCTATCGCAGAGCTGCCTGGTTGGGACAGGTTGGCCCGTCGCCGGATGACCCTGCTCGCCGACGCCATCAGAAACCCGATCAGCAGCGAGGTCGAGTACATCTTCTGCGCTGACATCGATCAGGAGTTTCTGGCCCCCGTGGGGGAGGAAATCCTGGGGGACCTGGTGGCCACGTTGCACCCTGAGCTCTACGGGATGCCGCGAAATACATTTCCTTACGAAGTTGAGGAGGATTCGTCAGCGTGCGTTGAGGAGGACGAGGGAGACTACTACTACACCTCAGAGCTGTACGGAGGGTTGGTTTCTGAGATGAACAGACTGGCTCGAGCCTGTTCTCTGCTCATTCTGGCGGACCAGGCCAACGGGGTGATGGCCAGGGGCCTCGAGGAGAGCTACCTGAACCGCTACCTGATCGATAACAGGCCCACATGTGTGCTTTCACCTGAGTACAGCTGGTGGGACTCGGCCTTGGCTCCAGATGTGCCGGTACAGAGGCTGGTCTCTTTGGGAAGGAAATCTGAGGCTTTAGATAAGCAGTCAAAATAA
- the LOC119494578 gene encoding globoside alpha-1,3-N-acetylgalactosaminyltransferase 1-like isoform X2: MALFHFCKTPADFLYAHKAAVGVKSPHPIFRGLGKDKGRVMTDMTVIKSTTPQTPLETPWGAPLVWGDTRKSAGRRAKFAQEDIRIGLLAVVVGIYAKFVQRFLSSAESHFLPGEQVTYYILTDNPNSLYPPIELGPERQLKVIPIAELPGWDRLARRRMTLLADAIRNPISSEVEYIFCADIDQEFLAPVGEEILGDLVATLHPELYGMPRNTFPYEVEEDSSACVEEDEGDYYYTSELYGGLVSEMNRLARACSLLILADQANGVMARGLEESYLNRYLIDNRPTCVLSPEYSWWDSALAPDVPVQRLVSLGRKSEALDKQSK, from the coding sequence ACTTCCTCTACGCACATAAAGCCGCTGTCGGCGTGAAGTCACCTCATCCTATCTTTCGTGGTTTGGGAAAGGACAAGGGAAGAGTAATGACAGACATGACGGTCATCAAGTCAACGACACCACAAACTCCTCTGGAGACACCGTGGGGTGCTCCTTTAGTGTGGGGTGACACCCGTAAGTCAGCTGGGCGCAGGGCGAAATTCGCACAAGAGGACATCCGTATCGGTCTGCTGGCCGTCGTGGTGGGAATCTACGCCAAGTTCGTGCAACGTTTCCTCTCTTCAGCTGAAAGCCACTTCCTCCCTGGTGAACAGGTCACCTACTACATCCTCACGGACAATCCCAACTCTCTGTATCCCCCCATCGAGTTGGGGCCTGAGCGACAGCTGAAGGTGATTCCTATCGCAGAGCTGCCTGGTTGGGACAGGTTGGCCCGTCGCCGGATGACCCTGCTCGCCGACGCCATCAGAAACCCGATCAGCAGCGAGGTCGAGTACATCTTCTGCGCTGACATCGATCAGGAGTTTCTGGCCCCCGTGGGGGAGGAAATCCTGGGGGACCTGGTGGCCACGTTGCACCCTGAGCTCTACGGGATGCCGCGAAATACATTTCCTTACGAAGTTGAGGAGGATTCGTCAGCGTGCGTTGAGGAGGACGAGGGAGACTACTACTACACCTCAGAGCTGTACGGAGGGTTGGTTTCTGAGATGAACAGACTGGCTCGAGCCTGTTCTCTGCTCATTCTGGCGGACCAGGCCAACGGGGTGATGGCCAGGGGCCTCGAGGAGAGCTACCTGAACCGCTACCTGATCGATAACAGGCCCACATGTGTGCTTTCACCTGAGTACAGCTGGTGGGACTCGGCCTTGGCTCCAGATGTGCCGGTACAGAGGCTGGTCTCTTTGGGAAGGAAATCTGAGGCTTTAGATAAGCAGTCAAAATAA